Sequence from the Toxotes jaculatrix isolate fToxJac2 chromosome 24, fToxJac2.pri, whole genome shotgun sequence genome:
GCGTGTTCAGCACGGACACAGTCTGGAGACTCAAAACGTCTTGGACATAACATACACCTGCAGGAGAGCACTAACAACAACCTCATAAGTTTTGTTagcatatttatatttatacatttgcttgtattttctgcattttcccACAGTGGTGTGAGAGAAATTCTTGTTAAaatcatgtgtttgtcttttactAATATAAATAGATGTGTCATATATAATCCACATGATAATACAATGTTCAAGTTGTTGAGAACCTAAATACAAAGAAACTCATTATGAAGGAGTTTAGTCTAGAGGGGGATGGAGACCTCTTTCTATGTACATGTGTTGTGTGAATGCACACAAGAACAGGACATGCGTCTGCGGCAGTTCAAAGTCATAGCACGGTGTAAGACAAGACAAGCTTTGTATTATACTGTGTCATACCCAGAATCTAATCTTATACATAGTTTGTCTTGTCTTAAACAGCTGCCAGGGTGGAAAAGCATCTCAAGCATCATGTACAGGAGGCCCCTACAAATCAAACATTTGATGGAATGACTCTTAAAATCGACTTACCTGCGTCTTCCTGTACTCAATTaggtgcgagaggccaaaaacCGTGGCGACCGCCCCACCCCCTATGATCGCCGTCCGTTTCAGAGCCTTCCTGAATGCCATTGGCCCTGTGGAAAAAGTAAAGTGCAGTGAGGAGGCAGAGCGGGGACAGCTGGGTTATAAGACATTGACATGACAGATGATCATGTGAAAGACGCATGCAAGCTTAAGAGAAGGAGCACCACATGCAGGGTGGagtggggtggagggggcacgggtgtgggtgtgggtgaggGTGAATGGGGGAGGAGGATCTAAAATGCCGCAACACTAGGACAAAAGTTCACGTGAAGAAGACATGAAGAGACGGAGGAatggtgtcagtgtgtgctggtgACTGTTTACACCTGTGGAATAAATTTCCTTTCTCAGACACAGACCTGTAAACTGTTACTGTGACAATTTTGTTAATATATCACATATTTAAGTCGACAGCTGCAACTAAACTCACACAAAACTcacagaaaacaagaggaaaaactgaaaactcacATTCGAGAAGCTGGAATCATCAAATATTTGgcataaatgtttgaaaaaggacTTGAGTCTTACTCTTTTGTGTCCTATCATTATGAAATTCATACCTTTTAGCCAGTTCATCAGACTAAATAAGCACTTAAAGGACAGCACACTCCCTCTGGTAACTTGTGATGTCATTTGTTatcatttttgacatttaaaacatttcgtAAAAACACTAactgacagattaatcaatgatgaaaatgattgttAGTTTGCACATCTTACAAAATCATTATGTGTCCAACTATACAACAttaacacatttcattcactCTGCTTTGATAATTAGCTGCTGTGTGCAATGCATGAAAATATCTAGAgatataaaatgaataataatattttataacAATTATTTCTACGATTATTTTGATGGAGAAACTCCAACACTCAGTCAGCCTGCCGAGTGCTGGAGTCATGAGCGTTTTGTGGGCTGGCCACACTGCTGCAGTCCaaccaaaacagaaagcaaCATATGGTAAATACaccaaattatttttatttggtaAATTAAAACATACATATAATATTTAGATTTGTGCAAGGACAGACTAACTACTAACTTTCTGCACAAATCTACAAATTTGCAAAGGTGGAAATAGGGaatatttggcttttttgcctgaaaaatgaACTAAAACCATCAAGAGACGCTGTACAACAAATAAACTCTGCAGCAAAACATGAGTATATTTGCAGTTTAGTGTTAAGCAACTGTTAGAATACAGTTTCCACATCTTCATAATGACCCTGTGTCCCATAATGAGCAGAACATGATACCAGCCCTGCCTGGCAGGGTGGAGGGCCTCAATTCCCACCGAGGGCAGCCCAAAAAAGTATTTGCATTCCCAGTGTAACACACTTTGAATAAAGGTTTCCAGGGAGTGGCATACGCTGAGGCAGATTCTAatgcattttaataaaacacagctaCAGATGGCACAAATGTCAATAACCAGTCTGGTCTAACAGATGACCTATTAAAAGTacaacactgttgtgtctgCTAATATTAGCAGCAAAAATCAGTATAACACTCCTGCTGCCAACTTTTGAGCAAGTTATAAATTGTAGTATGTCGCTTAATACAACTGTTAAACTGCaacaatatgtaaaaatattatttaccTTAAAATTACCATAAAATGGGTAACgtctgacctgttttttttaacagaaatgaccaaaacaaatgcacagttGGATTGTGGGATGTCTGTGCGCTCCTCATTATAAGAGCCTATCCGAAGGCAAACAGCTACTTAACCTGGTTTAGGAAAAACAGCCTCTTTTATTGCTCGCTATAAAGACGTTCAAACAAGTTCTCCACAGAACTGAAAGCACACTGTGTAATCTATCGCACCACAACTGCATACGTTAGGTGCTCAAGCTGtgagatacagtatgtgacCATATGACTGAAATAATTatagctctctctctcagtataATTGTGGCAGAGGGTTTCTGGAGGAGCGTTAATGTCCCTTCATGGCTGAAATAGCGTTTCAGTTCCGTCAGATCTAAATATCAAATGTTTTTGGTAGCAACCAAGATGTGAACATTGCGTTTGGCTGTGGAAACCTCTCAAGTGCCAAAAGCTGATCTGGTCAGATTAGTAATCTTGTTAATGTATTCTTTGATTGGACAGTTCTTGGTTTTAGTCTGGAGCTGCTTTAAATACGAGGTTTGACACCTGAATGTTGTGGTTTCTAGGAAGCAGTAATGGCCATTTTCACCATTCTGGCATGTTTCATAAGCTCAATGAATCAGTTAATCGAGAAAACAATGAGAATACTAATCAATAACtaatcaataacaaaaatactttACCTGTAGCCCCAAGTACCTCACTCATAATAACTCGTATAAAAGAGTATTTCTCAAATTTCCATTGTTcacttgagaaaaaaatgaaattactaTTAAAATAGTCTAAAATTAGCTTTATGTGTTATTCAAATCAGGAAATATCAAATCAAAGATTAAGTAAACATGATTTCTTCACAACATACACCATACATTTTCAGTCCTCTGTgttacacattacacattttGGTTGTTACCAAAGGCTCCACACAAAACCCTGGTATTAGACTTTTATATTCAGGCAAAGACAACGTTTAACATTTGAGAAATCCGCCTTCTTTTGCTAAATACaaagagctttttgttttttgttttatttctagtATACTTTAGGAATACTCCTACCAGCACTGTTATTGAACATTTGTAACCCACACCGAGCCCTACACTGTGTACTGGCCTTCCAAACCCAACGTAATCAAAGCTGACTCAGTGGCATACCACAGGCTTTCACACTCTTTCACAGGCTGCTCATTACTGAACACCATAAAGGGCAAATATGACAATAATTAGCACAGAGGAACCTCTCTGACAGGAATCTGCTGATGGCTGTAGTTTAGCCAGCTGAACCACACGGCTGTCTAATTGTTGTGAGCGAAACTGAAGCACTGAGTGAGAAAATGTGACTTATCCCTGCTCCTGGTGATGCTGGGACACCCCCACTCCTCATTCACAGTTTGGGAGATCACAACCCAAGCCTTCACTCCGATCAGCCTACACATTATGAGTCAGCAggtgtggggtggggtgggggcttCCTGGTTGCAATGTGGGCTGGTATTTCAGACACACATGGCGAACTCCATTGACATTTTTgctcttttaaaatgtatttcctgATGAGGGCGGGGAGCCCTGTTTGTAGTAATAACAACGATAGGATTTCTGATGCCAGGTCACTGACTAGTTATTGCTGTGTTATCTATCACCACACAAGAGGAAGTCGGTGTTATTTTAAACTGACATCTTGCTATGGATTAAAATGTCAGCTCAGTTtggtgtgtgagagaaaaccGACAACAAGCTCCGTCTTAACAGTCACGAATAAGCTCTTTACGTTATAACAAGACGAGTTGCGCCTTGACAGGAAGGGCTAACGTTATGGGGACAATTTAGCTGTATATACGAttgcaaaagaacaaaaatatgtACATTAACTGACATGTCCTTAGCCAAAACTGAGGAGAAGAGGTTATTATTTCATCGTTTTTCAGacaccagaaaagaaaaaacttgcaGATGTTGCCCCGTTTTTTGGCTCTTTGCCAAAAAACACGGGGTTAAACCTTCCGTTTTCAAGATTTTAAAACGTCCAGACAACACTGTGTGATACAACAGACATTCCCACTTACAGGATTTCTTGTTTTGTGGCTGAATAAACGTCGCTCGGAGCGATGCAGGACGGCGACTGAGGACATCGGCTGTTATCCAAACCTTAGCCTGTGTTTGACAGCGACAACCAGGAAACCAAGCGACGCCGAGTGACGTCGCGGAGAGCCAATCGAAATACAGAGCTCGACTACGCTCGTCCAATTGTGTTCGAGCCGAGGCGGTGCCATGCTGTTGACGTTAGGAGAGAGCAAGCTTGCACAACGCTGGTCTCTCTTccatcctcttcttcctccagagTATTAATGAAGAGGGAGAAGTGCTACCAGCTCTCgtttcctctttccttcagCCATGGATGCCCAGGCACAAACCCAGGGCCCCAAAGGGTCAAGGGGCCCCTGAGTTTCACCTGAACTTCAAGAGACAGAAAGCCTCAGAAAGAACTACAAAAAGCCTAAAAACAACTTCAAAGCTATGCAGCATCACTGCAAAGAGATACAAATCAGCCACAGAGATGTCCATAATgtccacataaacacaacacaaccacaaccaGATGCATGATTACtacaaaaaacagtgacagagacacagagatgcaAAAAGACCACAAAAGATGCagaacaactacaaagagactACAAAGCACTACCAAAGACATGAGCCACCTTTATCCAGTCACGCCCAGTGCTTCACTGTAGTTTCCCAACTACCTGGAATATTATTCCCACAGCTCACAGACTGCAGACCTGCAACTGCCTGTCCTGCTCCAACTTAGAggctttattcatttatatcctgttcaaaataaaaagactgGGTTTAACTTCAACTCATGGTCTCTGGCTCTGAGCTCTGCATTTTGGGTCCTAAAGACTTACTAAACATTaccaaaaacaagaaagagCACAAAAAGATGCAAAATGATCACAAGGTTGCACAAAATGTGTGGCCTCTTTCAGTCTAGGATGGGGTCTTGCTCCCATTTCAGAAAGGTGTGGGGTTTTTTACATCCGTGTGcccagagagaggaaaggaacaTTAAAGCCTTCAGCACATAAAGAAACTGACAggttaatatttttttgtgtcttcaGATTAAAGCTTGAAGATGACTTTGAATCTTAATACCAAGACATACTGCATTGTTAAACAGCCACAGCCCTAATAGTTTATTAAATGGCActaaaatacttaaaatatgAGGCAAACTGCAAGAAAGTGGGCCACGAGCATTATTTCCAGATTACATGTGGCGCTTTCTGTGCCCAGACCAGTCAATggccctcacacacacgcacgcacacactacTCCACCCCTCTGTGGCTTGTGCGTAATAGGGTTTGGCATTTGGTACGCACCGCGTAAACAAAAGCACATTGTCGGTGTCACTGGCAGTCAGTCTGCAAGCCACGAGTGGGAGAAGTGAACAGTCATTTCCTTTGCTCTCCAGACAGCGAGTGGACTTTTCTAGTCGCAGCTAAAGTTTGAACAGATCCACAAGCAGCACTTCAGCAGAGATGGGAATATTTACCACCGCCCTTCTGCGCTGGATGGAGGTTTAAGGTATTGCCtattcaactttttcctcaACCAATTTATGAAGAAATCAATGGCTTCATGTCAGTGTAAAGCCTGCAAGGGATGATCTGGTGCTTTTTGTTTCATAACCAGAAAGATTCCGACGGGAAATCATCTGAAACGTCAGACTTTTTACGCCCTAAGGTAATAACTGATTAAAATTCAGGTCTTCATGCATCTCAATTTCATACGTCGTTTTAGACTATTCAAAATAGTTTTATAGTCGTATCTCTCTCTCAGCAAGTGAAAATTTGTGCATAACTGGGTGCGCAACTTGTTTTCAATGTACATTTCATATTAATTTCCTCAGTAaaatcataaagaaaacataacaCTGTTTAATGCTGGATACAAGAGACATTTTCATCTCTATTTTCAAATTTAATCACTTGTTGAAGTCAAAGAACTAAAGTGCCTCAGTGCCACAGTGATTCCAGTGTGCCTGCTGTCAACTGACTGCATTATGTCCATGTTTGCAGAGACCATGCCGTGTGTCCAGACCCAGTGCGGCTCCTCTCCACAAGGAGCCAGTCCGGCGTCCCAGAGCGCCGGCGGAGAGCGCAGCTGCGACTTCCTTACCCCGGAGTTTGTCAAATTCAGCATGGACCTCACCAACAGTGAAATCTCATCTGCAACGTCGGGCCCCAGTTTTGGCCCTTTGTCGGACACATACAGCTCCGGGTACGACGTGAAGCCCCCGTGTCTCTTCCAGATGCCAGTTCAGGGGGAGCTTCCGTGCGTCAAGGTGGAGGATGCGCACGGGTGTCCGCGGTATCAGCCGACTCAGCATCCCTCCCACCAGTCAGACGAGCTACTCTCCTCCCCGGGCTCCGTTTATTATTACCGCTCTCCCTCTCCGCACACCCCTATCACATCCAGCTTTCAAACTCCACCGGGACACATCTGGGATGACTCCGGTTCTCTGTACAATTTTCGACAAGACTATTTGGCTGCGGCGCACAGGAAAAACTCACTATCCAGATTTTCCCTGTTTTCCCTCAAACACGCGCAACACGGCGGTCAGAGCTTGTCCACCTGCCAGATGAAATTTGACGGATCTCTCCATGTGTCCATGAACCTGGACGCAACCGGAGCGCACCAGCAGCTGGACAGTCCCGGAGTTTTGGGTTCCGCCGGTTTGGGAAAGCAGCCCGGTGTGGGGTTTCCTCACCCGCTCCAGCTCGCCCACAGTCATCACTTTATGGACTACCAGACTTCCTCTGCCCCCAGCCGAGGACCGCTGAGCATGGAGGGGTTGTGCGCGGTGTGCGGAGATAACGCAGCGTGCCAGCACTATGGAGTGCGCACCTGCGAGGGCTGCAAGGGCTTTTTCAAGGTTTGTTCtcaatgaaaatatatttaaaactgcATGAAAAAGTTCAGTTTTAACGAGGAAATTTGCAGGAAGCTGATGGACAAACACGATGCAGGCACTAAAAAAGTTTAAACGGACTAATGCTGCATATTTCTATCTAAAAAAACTGCTTCTGACACCGCTTTCATGAAAAGTAAAATTTGAAaagatcatttttttaaaaaccatggaTATATTCACTTTATCGACATGGCCACACTCTCTCCTAATGAAACCCTAATTTCGAGTAACAGGCTATAATGTAAAAAATTCCACTGGGACCCTGACTGGCCTCTTAAAGTGGACATTATACTTCAGATGCACGTTTTGATCCCCTGACACACGCGTTTTGGGGGCGAATGCCCTGTATGGAAATGGCCACCAACGTGCCATGAATAAAAACCTTCCCATTCTTCTCTCAGAGGGAGATTCCCGGGGGCTATTCTCCAAATTATGAATGACCACGACCCTGTATTTACCCAGACTGGCCTGTCCGCCTGCTGAATGCCTTATACTGCCTACCCTGGCCCACAGGAGCAAGAGTGTTGCTGTTAATTTTCAAAAGACCATTTAAGGGTCTTTATGTGGATCCATTTCGAAAGAACCCCTCAAGATAGGTTCTCTGTGACATTATTGTGCATAAATCGCAAAGTTGCTGTTCTTCTTTTATACAGACCATTGCAGAACCCTTTCAAAAAGGTTCCTCGTGCCTATAGATAAGCTCATCTCCCACAGGCTTGTAGAAAAAGTATTTTTTGCCATATAAAGAACCATATGAGAACAGCTCTATCATGATATTAGTTCTACAGAGACCAATATTGTGATTCAGTGGTCTTTTAAGATGCACTTGTACCAAAGTGCAGCAAAGAGCATGTCCAGAAAAGGTTCTGTGTGGTATATTCAGACAGCTCCATGTGAAGATTTATATGaacattcattaaaatgaaatattaggTGTAATCTCAGCCAAGTAAGCACCAGTTTAAACTTGATCTCTTTAACACTTTAACACTCTTTAACTTGTATATTGAAAAATACCTACACTTTTCCCTGTTTTCATGCAGCGCACAGTGCAAAAAAATGCCAAGTACGTGTGTTTGGCTGCCAAAAGCTGCCCTGTGGACAAACGCAGGAGGAACCGATGCCAATATTGTCGCTTCCAGAAGTGCCTTGCTGTGGGAATGGTCAAAGAAGGTATACAGATACACCTCAAAACCAGGTTTCATATCTGACACTGGGGGTGGAAACTTATTCATTTAcacaggtggaaaaaaaaacaaaaaacagatcaaaacaaaaactgaaaagtttCCGTTTCTCCTCATGCTCTGCAGTGGTGAGGACAGACGGTCTGAAAGGTCGAAGAGGTCGCCTGCCATCTAAACCCAAAGCTCTGTCAGACTCATCTTCTCCTGTCAGCACCCTCCTGAGTGCCCTCATCAGGGCACATGTGGAGTCAAACCCTCCACCCTCTCGCCTCGACTACTCCAAAGTAATCACACTTTACAAGCATCACTTCATTATTagcataaatacaaaaatagcaTAAAATACAGTAGTAAGAGATGATATTTTAATCAGTCTTACCTGATGCTGATGGTGACCTTTTCCTGCAGTTCAAGGAGA
This genomic interval carries:
- the LOC121178072 gene encoding nuclear receptor subfamily 4 group A member 2-like, coding for MPCVQTQCGSSPQGASPASQSAGGERSCDFLTPEFVKFSMDLTNSEISSATSGPSFGPLSDTYSSGYDVKPPCLFQMPVQGELPCVKVEDAHGCPRYQPTQHPSHQSDELLSSPGSVYYYRSPSPHTPITSSFQTPPGHIWDDSGSLYNFRQDYLAAAHRKNSLSRFSLFSLKHAQHGGQSLSTCQMKFDGSLHVSMNLDATGAHQQLDSPGVLGSAGLGKQPGVGFPHPLQLAHSHHFMDYQTSSAPSRGPLSMEGLCAVCGDNAACQHYGVRTCEGCKGFFKRTVQKNAKYVCLAAKSCPVDKRRRNRCQYCRFQKCLAVGMVKEVVRTDGLKGRRGRLPSKPKALSDSSSPVSTLLSALIRAHVESNPPPSRLDYSKFKESPGSPPGDEAQHVRQFYDLLTRSMEVIRGWAQKIPGFTSLPKHDQELLFYSAFLELFVLRLSYRSNPEEGKLIFCDGSVWHRLQCLRGFGEWIDSIVEFSANLQRMNLDVSTFSCICTLALVTERHGLKEPKRVEELQNNIVKCLKDGGMCADGGSSCWSDHLSRLLEKLPELRTLCIQGLQRIFYLKLEDLVPPPAIIDKLFLDTLPF